A segment of the Pristiophorus japonicus isolate sPriJap1 chromosome 1, sPriJap1.hap1, whole genome shotgun sequence genome:
aaaggcttcaCTCACCgcttctctgatgagttggctgatcaccggggctccgactgggggaaggtgaagttgctcaacccctggaagaagagtatgcaaCTCATACCTACTCCaacgaaagttctccgtgggcaatgaaagtagacatcgacggggtcccagtttctatggagagcgacacaggggcgagccaatctgtgaagagccaagcgacctttgacaaactttggatgaatcccgccaatcgaccacaactgcagcctgtccaagcgaagctgctccaaggcctccgggctccagcaatcgacctcgagcatggatccatcgcagcatccggaggttccactgtccagctcgactgcccacagcactccagcaaaatctccgagaccgaggttccaaactccactttccgggccggggcagcactccaagaggtgaacatcaatgaaagaaatggattcccaacatccaggatcgaacctgtgaaagaaaagagcaccacagcctacctgcagcaagaccagaaaatggctgcaacaccacaagcagcagaacctgtaatcaaaatggcctctgccatgccacgagtgaacatggaggagcatcatgtgacatcgagcggccaatcggatttgaaggctgccttaaaccaaaaaaaattaaaggggaactttcaactatttgagtacatggactttatagctaaagatgcaattaaaggatgcaagtatgaaaatgtatgcaatgtaaccatgaattgtgatgctggtttaactaatgtgactaatgagatgaatgcaggtgtcagtaaggttaagaacaagtttattatgcttaacaataatgataaagaatgtgaaatgcctaatgtaaccatgtctattgaaaccaggacacccaaaagtgatgcaaatgctagaatgtataatgcaggctcgactatgtgtgatcagagccaaggtgtcatgtataccggtaagacactgcaaaaggacattgggtcatacagggaccatgctgatgccaatggaatccccctgtgggagacccccaggtccagcaggctatctgaccatgtagcctggacctttggaacgaatgtgatgccccttgctggacacacacacaggcagtgggagcagacccacaacagggacagtggtcaacgggcagcccagccaccaccaatggcaacctgcacctgaTCAGCCCTACAACCGCTGGCCACCAGGgctaacaccagaagcatgaggccaatatcctccagcttccctggcaagccctgggatgacctgaccctcatcccaattgatggacaaggagcccacccagtcttgtggccctgcccacaactacccacatcacagtgtatacacatcaCCCACTGCTGCCGGGGCTAACCCccactccccgagggatcccacaacattaacacccacatggtctgtgtgtaagGGAGGGGAAAcacacgaggccagcctcaagcacaggggtcacacctggcaaccacacaaccctcaccacaacctcccatagcccaccgctgatcacctcccctgggcatgaaaataaggatatgaaaaatgcttaggggggaagtgttgctgtgcatgcatgcctgtttactgtgtgatgtctgtaacactgttatgcaatactgaatgtacccttacactgtacacaccttgtctGTACacaagagggtgctgctgctggagacctaagggttgcctgcacacggcaggtgacccagtataaaagggaactcacagcttgttgttgtgactcaggagctgcaaataaaggactacaggtctgcacagtttaagtatcataccctgcctcgtggagtcattactaaagtagacattggtgaccagctcatcgaagctttgggggggggggcatatcccaacacctggccaccatgactgagtatattccacggatggaggaggccctggatgcgatagccaggaacactgctggcacaggcctcccagagcgcggcacttcacccctaggttctgcaccaccactgcgaaagacagatgagagcaaggaccaaga
Coding sequences within it:
- the LOC139259506 gene encoding uncharacterized protein, translating into MKVDIDGVPVSMESDTGASQSVKSQATFDKLWMNPANRPQLQPVQAKLLQGLRAPAIDLEHGSIAASGGSTVQLDCPQHSSKISETEVPNSTFRAGAALQEVNINERNGFPTSRIEPVKEKSTTAYLQQDQKMAATPQAAEPVIKMASAMPRVNMEEHHVTSSGQSDLKAALNQKKLKGNFQLFEYMDFIAKDAIKGCKYENVCNVTMNCDAGLTNVTNEMNAGVSKVKNKFIMLNNNDKECEMPNVTMSIETRTPKSDANARMYNAGSTMCDQSQGVMYTGKTLQKDIGSYRDHADANGIPLWETPRSSRLSDHVAWTFGTNVMPLAGHTHRQWEQTHNRDSGQRAAQPPPMATCT